In Streptomyces sp. NBC_00341, the DNA window CTGCACATGGCCGTCGGCTGACGCCGGACAGCGAATTCCGCATGACCTGACGGAAACCCCTTGCCCAATGGTCAAGAAACGTTGACCATTGAGCCCATGCCTACCGATGACCTTCCCGAGACGCTTCACGTCACCACCGAGGAGCAGCTGCGCGCCGTCTCCAGCCTCACGCGCCACCGGATCATGGCCGTGCTCCGCTTCGAGCCTGCGACGATCACGCAGATCGCCGGGCGGGTGGGCCTCGCGAAGGGGAGTTCCAGCTATCACGTGCGGCTGCTCGAGCGGGCCGGTCTGGTGAAGGTCGTGCGGACGCGGAAGGTGCGGGGGGTCACCGAGCGGTACTACGCGATGGCCGCGCGGGCGATCGTGCTGCCGGATCCGGGGACCGGACAGCCGGATGTGCTGATGCGGCATGCGGTGGCGGACCTGGAAGCGGCGCCCGTGGACGGCGAGCGGTACGTACGGATGGCTCATCTGCGGCTCACCGAGGAGCAGTTCGCGGAGCTGGGGGCACGGCTGGAGGAGCTGGCCGACGAGTACCGGCAGCTGTCGGATCCGTCGCTGCCGGACGTGTCGCTCGCCTTCGCCCTGTTCCGGCCGGGGCCGCGCGAGCAGGCCGAGGGGGAAGCCAAGTGACCTCTGAAATACGGAAGTTGCCGACCGGGTTCGGGCGGCTGTGGACCGCTCAGACCGTTTCCTCGCTCGGTGACGGCGTGACACATGCCGCGCTGCCGCTGCTCGCGTTGACGCTGACACGGGATCCGATGGCGCTCGCCGCCGTGACGGCCGCCGGGACGCTGCCGTGGCTGCTCTTCGGGGTGGTCGGCGGCGCCCTGATGGACCGCTGGGACCGCCGGCGCACGATGTGGGTCGCGGACAGCGCTCGTGCGCTGCTGCTGGCGATACCGGCGGCGGCCGCCGCGCTCGACGTGCTGAGCATCGCGCTGCTCGCGGCCGTCGCCTTCCTGCTCGGCCTCGGCGGACTGTTCTTCGACACGGCCGCCACCGCCTATCTGCCCGATCTGCTCGGCCGCGACCCCGTACACCTGGAGCGGGCCAACTCCCGGCTGCGGGGCGCCCAGACCGCCATGTCGGGATTCGCCGGGCCGCCCGCGGGCAGTGCGCTGCTCGCGCTCGGGCGGGCCGTTCCGCTGGTCGCCGACGCGGTGTCGTTCGCGCTCTCCGCACTGCTCGTACGGTCGCTGCCCGCCGTGCCCCGGCCTGCCGGGGGCGTCGTCCGCGCGTCGCTGCTCCGGGAGGCGCGGGAAGGGGCCTCGTACGTGTTCCGGGACCGGTTGCTGCTCGGGCTCGCGCTCCGCCCGGCGGTCGGGAACGTGGCCTTCCTCGCCGTGGAGACCGTCCTCGCCCTCTTCGCGCACGACCGTCTCGGCATCGGCTCCTTCGGCTTCGGCCTGCTGCTCACGGCCGAGGCCACCGGCGGGCTGCTCGGTGCGGGCACCGCCTCCTTCCTCGGCCGGCGGCTCGGCACCGGCACCGCGCTGACCTGCACGGCCGCGGTCGAGGGGCTTGCCGTCCTGGGGCTTGCCGCCGCCCCGAATCCGTACGTGGCCGGGTTCGCGCTCGCCGTCTGCGGGGCGGGCATGGGCGCCACGATGGTGCTCGCGCCCTCCCTCCGGCAGGCGATCGTCCCGGCCCGGCTGATGGGGCGGGTCTCCTCCACCTCCCGCATGCTCGCCATGTGCGCGGCCCCGTTCGGTGCTTTCGCCGGAGGATGGCTGGCCACCGCGTACGACATCCGCACCCCGCTCTACGCCGCCGCCGGACTTCTCCTCACCATGACGGCCCTCACCGCGACCATGACCGGCAACCGCCGCGTCGAGGCCGCGCTGCGGGGCGCCGCACCGGCCGGCGGTCCGGCTCGGCCGTTGTCCGAGGGGCCTGTTCGGGAGGGTGCGACCGGCTCGTCGTCGTGAGCCGGTCGCGGAAGGTGTCGCGATGACCTCATGTGCCCGCGGTCAGCGTTCGTAGGTGCCGGTCAGCCGGGATCGGGCGAGGACGGGTGCGGTGACGGCGCCCAGGAGTGCGCGGGGCCGCGCCCGGTCGGCCGCCGCCGCGCCGGAGGCGCCGTCCACAGGAGCCGCGAGGGCGAACAGCTGGAAGGTGTAGCGGTGTGGTCCGTGGCCCTTGATGGGCGCGGGGCCGTGGTAGCCCCGTCCGATGGTGGAGCGGAGCACCCGCACCCCGGTGGCGGGCCGCCGCGCGTCGAGGGCGCCGTGGGCGAGCTCTCCGGATGCCGGGTCGACGAGGGCCACGCAGTGCACGGCAGGCCTGGGCAGGGGGACGTCGATGTCCTCGACGACCAGGAGGAGTTGGGCGGTTCCGGATGGCGGCGCCGTCCAGGCCAGGTGGGGCGACAGGTTCTCGCCGCCGATGTTCTTCGCACCGTGTCGCGGTGGCATGGGGTCGCCGTGGGCGAAGTCCCGGCTGGTGAGGGTCAGTAGTGCGGGGCCGTGGAGGTTCGGCAGGTTCCACGCCGTGTGGGCCTCGCCCGCTCTGCGGTTGTTCAGGAGCCTGCCGAGCAGCGTCATCGTGTCGCCTCGACCATGTCGAGGACCTCGGCGGTGGTGGCGGTTTCACCGATCTTGGGAAAGACGCGTTCGATGCTGTGGCGGTGGGCCTCGGGATCGGGGTCGCCCATGGCGTCGGTGGCCATCACGACGTGGTACCCGTAGTCGGAGGCCGAGCGTGCGGTCGACTCGACGCCCGCGCTGGTCGAGATGCCCGCGAGCACGATCTGGGTGACGCCCAGGTCTCGCAGGAGGGTGTCGAGGCCGGTGTCGTGGAACGCGCTGCGCCGCCGCTTGGTGATCAGGTGGTCGGCCGGCTGGACATCGAGTTCGTCGATGAGGTCTGCCCAGCCGGCGGGCAGGCCGCCGTTGCTCCCGGGCCGTCCGGTGTCGGTACGCCCCGACGCGCGTCCGGTGACGTTGACGAGGACCACGGGCAGGTCGTGACGCCGGAAGGAGGCGGCCAGGTGAGTCGCCCGGCCGACAGCGGCGGTGGCGAGTGGACTGCCGGCCAGGGCGGAGACGATGCCCTTCTGCAGGTCGATCACGACGAGCGCGGGCCTGGGATCGATCGTTGTCAGTGTCATGCGGTTGTTTCTCCTGTGTATGCCGGCCGGTTGCCTGGCCAAACGGTTCGGTGGTCTCGGCCGCTGAGCTACCCCTGCGGTCGCGCGAGGGGGTCGGCGGCCTGGGTCTCGTGCGGCGTTGGGGCCTTGGCGGCGGGGTTGCTGCCGCGCAGGACGGAGGCGATCGCGGCGAGCAGCGCGAGAGCGGCGCCGAAGGCGAACACGATGATCAGGCCGGAGTGGAACGGGCCGGCGATCAGGGACGGGAAGAACTCACTTCCGGTCAGGGCCTGTTGCTGCGCCTCGGTGAGGTGAGTGAGAGCGCCGGTGGGCTGGAGCAGGTGCTGGATCGGATTGACTCCCAGCTGGGCGGCGAAGAGCGACGAGACCGGGGGCAGGCTGCCGACCTGGGCGGCGACCTGCGCCGGCACGCCTTGCTGCTGCAGTGCGCTGGTCAGCGTGTGCGGGAGGCTGCCGGCCAGCCCGGCGATCATGAGGGAGAAGAACACGCCGATGGAGACGGCGGTGCCGGAGTTCTGGAATGTGGCACGCATGCCGGAGGCGACGCCACGCAGCCGCGCGGGGACACTGCCCATGATCGAGGAGGAGTTGGGGGAGGCGAACATGCCGCTGGCGATCCCGTTCAGCGTGATCAGCACAGCGAATATCCAGTAACTGAAGTCGATCGGCAGGAACATCAGTCCCAGGAAGCTCGCGCCGAACAGCAGCGCACCGCCGGTCGCCAGGCCCCGGGAACCGATCCGGTCGGACAGATAGCCGGAGACGGGACCGGCGGCGAGAAATCCGGCCGTCAGCGGCAGCATGAAGATGCCGGCCCACAGGGGCGTGTCGCTGTAGTCGTAGCCGTGCAACGGCAGCCAGATGCCCTGCAGCCAGATGATCAGTACGAACTGCATCCCGCCTCGGCCGATCGAGATGGCCAGTCCCGCCAGGTTGCCGAAGGTGAAGGCCCGCAGGCGGAACAGGCTCAGTTCGATCAAGGGTGCGGAGACGCGGTTCTCGATGACGACGAACGCGGCCAGGAGGATCAGTCCCCCGGCTATCAGTCCGTCAGCCAGCGGATTGGTCCAGCCCATGGTGTGCCCGCCGTAGGGCTGCAGGCCGAAGGTGACCGCGATCAGGACCGCGCTGAGTCCGACCGCGAAGGTGACGTTGCCCCACCAGTCGATCCGGCCGCCGCCGCACTTTCCGGTCTCCCGCAGGGTGCGGTAGGCCCAGACCGTGAAGAACACCCCGACCGGCACGTTCACCCAGAACACCGCCCGCCAGTCCCAGGCCGCCAGCAGTCCCCCGGCGACCAGACCGATGAACATCCCGGCCAGGGCGGCGACCTGATTGATGCCCAGGGCGAAGCCGCGCTGTTCCTCGGGAAACGCGTCGGTCAGGATCGCGGCCGAGTTCGCCGTCAGCATCGAGCCGCCGACGGCCTGCAACAGGCGCCAGGCGATCAGCCACATCGCTCCGTGGCCCCCGTCGAACGGGTCGAAGGACAGCAGTATCGAGGCGAAGGTGAAGACCGCGAACCCGGAGTTGTAGATCAGGACCCGGCCGTACATGTCTCCCAGTCGCCCCACCGTGACCACCAGGACGGCCTGGACCAGCCGGTACCCCATGATCATCCACAGCAGGTAGGCGATGTTGCCCGGGGCCAGCGGGTCCAGGTGCACACCCCTGAAGATGGCCGGCAGGGCGATCAGCACGATGGAGCCGTCCAACGCGGACATGAAGACCGCGGCGGTCGTGTTCGTCAGTGCCGTCCACTTGTACCGGTCACCGGGCGAGCTGCGCGTGGCGCGCGTCCTGGCTGGGTCCGTCATCCGCCTGACTCCTCGTGGTCGCGTCGGTGCCGGATGTTCAGATGTTCTGGGCCAGCCGGTCCAGCAGTGGCCCTGCCGCCGCGAGCTGTTCCAGCTCGGCCGGAGTGAACGCGCCGCCGGCCAGGGCCTGGGCGATGAGCTCGGTGCGCGCGTTGCGCTTGTCCTTCAGCTCCCGCCGGCCGGCCTGGCTCACCGTCAGCACCACGCGCCTGCCGTCGTCCGGGTCGGGGCTGCGCTCGACCAGGCCCCTGGACCTCAGCGCGGCGAGCGTCGCCCCCATGGCCTGGGCGGTGATCTGCACGTCCCGGGCCAGCGCGGAGGACGTGGTGGGCCCCGAACGCTCCAGATGCGACAGAGCGGTCCGCTCGGGCATCGTGAGCCCGCCCCCGGTGGGCACCTGCCGCACACGCCGCAGCAGCGCGCCGACGCCCACGAGCAGGGAGGCGGCGACCTTTCCGGGATCCAGATCTTCATTCATGTACTAAGGCTACCTTATCAACCAGCCTTATTTGTTTTTGAACGCGATCGGGCTCTCGGCACACCTGTTGCGGCGTCGACCGAGGAACTCAGCCGTCCAGCAGGGACCCGAGCGCCGACTGGAGGTCTGCTGGTCCGCGGTAGTGCACGCCGGTCATCCCGAGCGCGACCGCGGCTTCGATGTTCTCCAGCCGGTCGTCCACGAAAAGGCATCGGTCCACGGTGACGCCGGCCCGCTCGGCAGCGATCTCGTAGATCTTCGGGTCCGGCTTGGCCACCCCCACCCGGGCACTGCTCACGACGTGGTCCGCGAAGTCCGCCAGCCCCAGCGACACCAGATCGCTCTCCAACTCCAGGGTCGCGTTGGTCACCAGGACCAGGGGCATGTGAGCGCGCGCCCGACGGAGCAGGCCCACCACCGCCTCGTCGGCGCGGAACGGCGCCTCGGCAAGCGCCGCGCCCAGTTCGTGAGCCCGCGCCCGTGGCACCCGGCAGGACAGGCCGAGCGCGATGGACTCCACCCACTGCTTCTGCGTGATCTCACCGAGGAGCAGTGGCAGATCCGTCTCCGGCGCGAAGGCCACTTCCATGGTCGTGCCCGGGGCCAGCCCCGCGAGGCGCTCCAGGCTCGTCAACCGCGTCGTGTCATAGAACCGGATCACGTTGTCGAAATCGCACAGCACCGCGTCGAAGGCCCTGCCGGAGGGATGAGAAGTCGTCACCGCCCCTGGATAGCACAGGGGCGGTGAGCGGCTGGTGTCTCAGGTGTCCTTGTTCCGGAGTGCCCGCCGGGTCAGGCGGCGAGGGTCTTCTCCAGTGCGGCGAGTCCGTCGCGGTAGATGCCCTCGAAGAGGGCGGTCGCCTCGCCGTCGGCGACTCCGTCCGGCGTGAACGTTCCCGACCACTCCACCCTGGACCCCGCCGCGCCCAGGTCGACAACCTGGAGCGTGGAGCGGTAGCCCGTGACCGGGAAGGGGGCCCGGACTATGGAGTAGGCGTAGCTGCGGGCCTGCTCGTCGAAGGACTCCAGGCGTTCCACGATGACGCCGCCCTCCTCGTTCGTCAGAGTGCGCAGCCGGGCACCCTCGCCGAGCCGGCTCTCCTTGATGTACGGGAGCCAGTCCGGCAGGGAGCCGAAACCGCCGATGAGCTGCCAGACCCGGTCCGCGGACCACGCGGTGGTGAGGGTGACGGTGGTGGCGGTCATGACGCCTCCCGCACCGGAACGGGTGCGTCATGGGCGATGATCTTCTGGTCCCGCAGTGACTTCCAGAAGGCGTACGACACGTTCTCGGTGAGGGCGCCGAGATCCTCGGCTATGCGGCTGGGGCGGGTCGCGCCGGGGATGGCCGCGGCGACGGCCGGGTGCGCCAGGACGAACTGGAGCGCGGCGGACTTGATGCCGATGCCGTGCTCCTGCGCCAGTGCCTTGATCCGGCTCACCTTCTCGACGATGCCGGCGGGCGCCTCGGCGTACTCGTAGTGGTTGCCGCCGGCGAGGATGCCGGAGCTGTAGGGTCCGCCGACGACGATGTCGACGTCGCGCTCGGCCGCGGCGGGCAGCAGGCGCTGCAGGGCCCGTGAGTGGTCGAGCAGGGTGTAGCGGCCGGCGAGGAGGAACGCGTCGGGGCGGGGCTCGTCCAGGTCCAGTGTCATCTCCAGCGGTTCGACCTTGTTGACGCCGAGCCCCCAGGCCTTGATGACCCCCTCCTCGCGCAGCCGGGTCAGGGCGCGGAACGCACCGGTGCGGGCGCTCTCGTACATGGCCAGCCAGTCGTCGCCGTAGAAGTCCTGGGCGATGTCGTGGACCCAGACGATGTCGAGGCGGTCCGTCCCGAGGCGCTTGAGGCTGTCCTCGACGGAACGCAGCGTCGCGTCGGCGCTGTAGTCGTTGACGATCCTGTTGGGGCGTCCGTGCTCGAAGAGGGCGCCCTTTTCTCCGAGTCGGCGGCTCGCGGGGTCCTCGACCTCGTCGAGGATGACCCGGCCGACCTTGGTGGACAGGACGTACTCCTCGCGCGGCTTGTCGGCGAGGACGTGGCCGAGGCGGATCTCGGCGAGGCCTGCGCCGTACAGCGGGGCGGTGTCGAAGTAGCGGATGCCCTGGTCCCAGGCGGCCTGCACGGTGGCGGCGGCCTCTTCGTCGGGGATGGCGCGGAACATGTTGCCCAGGGGCGCGGTGCCGAAGCCGATGCGGCCGGGCAGCAGGGAGCGGATGGTCATGGTGGTGCCTCGATCTTGTGCGTGGGGGGTGTGGTGGTGGCCGGCGAGTGTCAGTTGAGGGTGTCGGAGTCCGGGCCGGTGCGCAGGGCGCGGTCCAGGGCGGTGAGGGCCTCGATGTCCTCGGTGCTCAGCCTGAAGCCGAAGACGTCGAGGTTCTCGCGGATGCGGGCCTCGGTCACCGACTTGGGGATGACCACGTTGCCGGTCTGCAGGTGCCAGCGCAGGACGATCTGGGCCGGGCTCCTGCCGTGCTTCGCCGCGAGCGAGACGACTGCCTCGTCGCTCAGGACGGCGCCCTGGGCGAGCGGGCTCCAGGCCTCGGTGGCGATGCCGTGGCGGGCGTGGAAGTCGCGCAGTTCCCGCTGCTGGAGGCCGGGGTGCAGCTCGATCTGGTTGACGGCAGGGACGACGGAGGCGCTCTTCAGCAGGCGCTCCAGGTGGGCGGGCTGGAAGTTGGAGACGCCGATGGCGCGGGTGCGCCCGTCCGCGAGGAGCTTCTCCAGGGCGCGCCAGGTCTCTGAGTAGAGGTCGCGGGCCGGGGTCGGCCAGTGGATCAGGTAGAGGTCGACGTGATCGAGCCCGAGCTTGTCCAGGGAGGCGTCGAAAGCGGTCAGCGCGGAGTCGTAGCCCTGGTCGGCGTTCCACAGCTTGGTGGTGATGAACAGCTCGTCACGGGCGATGTCGGATTCGGCGAGCGCGCGGCCGACGCCCCGCTCGTTGCCGTAGACCGCGGCGGTGTCGATGCTGCGGTATCCGGCATCGAGGGCCGTGGCGACGGCGGCGGTGGTCTCCTCGTCGGGGACCTGGAAGACCCCGAAGCCGAGCTGCGGCATGGTGACGCCGTTGTTGAGGGTGATGGTCGGGATGGAGCTCATGATGTCTCGTTCTCTCCGGGGGGGCACGCATGCAACAGCGCCTTACAAGCGATAACAATAATTGCATGCGCGGGCTATTGCAAACGCATCATGACGGCTTGCGCCTTATGCCCTGGGGAGCCCCGGCCCGCATGCCCTGGGGCTCCCCCGGCCCGTGTGCCCCCTCGCCCGTTGTCCCCTCAGCCCAGCAGCAGCGACCTCGGCTGGGCGGAGAGCGCCCGGTCCAGGACGAGGGAGGCCGCACCGACGGCGGCCACGTTCTCGCCCAGGGTGGTCGAGGCGACGGTCGTGGCATGGGTCGCCCTGACGAACGGGGACCTGGCCACCATCGGCTCGATGGTGGCCAGGAGACGCTCACCCAGCACGTGCCAGGCAGGTCCGCCGAAGACGATGCTGTCGACGTCGAGGAGGGTCGCCGCCGCGCACACCCCCCGGCCGACGCGCAGCCCCAGGCGCTCGATGATGCCGTCCGCCTGGGCGTCCCCCTCCGCGGCGAGCCGCCCGAGGCGCTCCAGGCCGCTCTGCGCGTCGGCCGGATCGAGCACGGTGTACTCGCCCCCGAGCACGCCGAGGGCGATGGCCTCCTCGACCAGGGTCCGCGTCGAGCAGGCGGCGCCGAGCCCGCCCACCTCGCCCGCGTTCCCGGAGACGCCGCGCAGCACGGTGTCGTCCACCACCAGCCCCATGCCGGACCCCGTACCGAGGTAGAAGAAGAGCAGGTTGCGGCTGTCGGTGGCCGCTCCCGCCCAGCGCTCGGCGACGACGGCGGCCGTGACGTCCTTGTCGAGCAGGGCCGGGAACCCGGTCGCCTCGCTGAGCCGGTCGCGCAGCGGATAGCGGCCCCAGCCATGCAGTTCGGGCGGCTCCACCACCCACCCCGCGGTGACGTCGATGGGGCCCGGCGCGGCGATGCCGAGGCCGAGGATCCGTCCGTCGTCGATCCCGGACTCCGCCACGATCCCGGACACGGACGCGGCCATGTCCGCGACGGTGCCGTCGGTGTCGCCGCCACTGGGGGTACGCCGGCTGCGCTGGGCCACGACCTTCCCGAGCAGGTCCACCAGGACGCAGGTGATCAC includes these proteins:
- a CDS encoding aldo/keto reductase, producing the protein MSSIPTITLNNGVTMPQLGFGVFQVPDEETTAAVATALDAGYRSIDTAAVYGNERGVGRALAESDIARDELFITTKLWNADQGYDSALTAFDASLDKLGLDHVDLYLIHWPTPARDLYSETWRALEKLLADGRTRAIGVSNFQPAHLERLLKSASVVPAVNQIELHPGLQQRELRDFHARHGIATEAWSPLAQGAVLSDEAVVSLAAKHGRSPAQIVLRWHLQTGNVVIPKSVTEARIRENLDVFGFRLSTEDIEALTALDRALRTGPDSDTLN
- a CDS encoding ROK family transcriptional regulator, which codes for MTSKTASTEKGAIRRGTNLPRMGDFNESVILDAIRRRGRGGLSRVELAQATGLSAQTVSNITRRLLDQGLARESGKHNTGSGKPRTLLEIVPTSRYAVGVHLDPAVITCVLVDLLGKVVAQRSRRTPSGGDTDGTVADMAASVSGIVAESGIDDGRILGLGIAAPGPIDVTAGWVVEPPELHGWGRYPLRDRLSEATGFPALLDKDVTAAVVAERWAGAATDSRNLLFFYLGTGSGMGLVVDDTVLRGVSGNAGEVGGLGAACSTRTLVEEAIALGVLGGEYTVLDPADAQSGLERLGRLAAEGDAQADGIIERLGLRVGRGVCAAATLLDVDSIVFGGPAWHVLGERLLATIEPMVARSPFVRATHATTVASTTLGENVAAVGAASLVLDRALSAQPRSLLLG
- a CDS encoding YbhB/YbcL family Raf kinase inhibitor-like protein codes for the protein MTLLGRLLNNRRAGEAHTAWNLPNLHGPALLTLTSRDFAHGDPMPPRHGAKNIGGENLSPHLAWTAPPSGTAQLLLVVEDIDVPLPRPAVHCVALVDPASGELAHGALDARRPATGVRVLRSTIGRGYHGPAPIKGHGPHRYTFQLFALAAPVDGASGAAAADRARPRALLGAVTAPVLARSRLTGTYER
- a CDS encoding MarR family transcriptional regulator, whose protein sequence is MNEDLDPGKVAASLLVGVGALLRRVRQVPTGGGLTMPERTALSHLERSGPTTSSALARDVQITAQAMGATLAALRSRGLVERSPDPDDGRRVVLTVSQAGRRELKDKRNARTELIAQALAGGAFTPAELEQLAAAGPLLDRLAQNI
- a CDS encoding MFS transporter, with protein sequence MTDPARTRATRSSPGDRYKWTALTNTTAAVFMSALDGSIVLIALPAIFRGVHLDPLAPGNIAYLLWMIMGYRLVQAVLVVTVGRLGDMYGRVLIYNSGFAVFTFASILLSFDPFDGGHGAMWLIAWRLLQAVGGSMLTANSAAILTDAFPEEQRGFALGINQVAALAGMFIGLVAGGLLAAWDWRAVFWVNVPVGVFFTVWAYRTLRETGKCGGGRIDWWGNVTFAVGLSAVLIAVTFGLQPYGGHTMGWTNPLADGLIAGGLILLAAFVVIENRVSAPLIELSLFRLRAFTFGNLAGLAISIGRGGMQFVLIIWLQGIWLPLHGYDYSDTPLWAGIFMLPLTAGFLAAGPVSGYLSDRIGSRGLATGGALLFGASFLGLMFLPIDFSYWIFAVLITLNGIASGMFASPNSSSIMGSVPARLRGVASGMRATFQNSGTAVSIGVFFSLMIAGLAGSLPHTLTSALQQQGVPAQVAAQVGSLPPVSSLFAAQLGVNPIQHLLQPTGALTHLTEAQQQALTGSEFFPSLIAGPFHSGLIIVFAFGAALALLAAIASVLRGSNPAAKAPTPHETQAADPLARPQG
- a CDS encoding isochorismatase family cysteine hydrolase, whose amino-acid sequence is MTLTTIDPRPALVVIDLQKGIVSALAGSPLATAAVGRATHLAASFRRHDLPVVLVNVTGRASGRTDTGRPGSNGGLPAGWADLIDELDVQPADHLITKRRRSAFHDTGLDTLLRDLGVTQIVLAGISTSAGVESTARSASDYGYHVVMATDAMGDPDPEAHRHSIERVFPKIGETATTAEVLDMVEATR
- a CDS encoding aldo/keto reductase, whose amino-acid sequence is MTIRSLLPGRIGFGTAPLGNMFRAIPDEEAAATVQAAWDQGIRYFDTAPLYGAGLAEIRLGHVLADKPREEYVLSTKVGRVILDEVEDPASRRLGEKGALFEHGRPNRIVNDYSADATLRSVEDSLKRLGTDRLDIVWVHDIAQDFYGDDWLAMYESARTGAFRALTRLREEGVIKAWGLGVNKVEPLEMTLDLDEPRPDAFLLAGRYTLLDHSRALQRLLPAAAERDVDIVVGGPYSSGILAGGNHYEYAEAPAGIVEKVSRIKALAQEHGIGIKSAALQFVLAHPAVAAAIPGATRPSRIAEDLGALTENVSYAFWKSLRDQKIIAHDAPVPVREAS
- a CDS encoding HAD-IA family hydrolase, producing the protein MTTSHPSGRAFDAVLCDFDNVIRFYDTTRLTSLERLAGLAPGTTMEVAFAPETDLPLLLGEITQKQWVESIALGLSCRVPRARAHELGAALAEAPFRADEAVVGLLRRARAHMPLVLVTNATLELESDLVSLGLADFADHVVSSARVGVAKPDPKIYEIAAERAGVTVDRCLFVDDRLENIEAAVALGMTGVHYRGPADLQSALGSLLDG
- a CDS encoding ArsR family transcriptional regulator; this encodes MPTDDLPETLHVTTEEQLRAVSSLTRHRIMAVLRFEPATITQIAGRVGLAKGSSSYHVRLLERAGLVKVVRTRKVRGVTERYYAMAARAIVLPDPGTGQPDVLMRHAVADLEAAPVDGERYVRMAHLRLTEEQFAELGARLEELADEYRQLSDPSLPDVSLAFALFRPGPREQAEGEAK
- a CDS encoding SRPBCC family protein, giving the protein MTATTVTLTTAWSADRVWQLIGGFGSLPDWLPYIKESRLGEGARLRTLTNEEGGVIVERLESFDEQARSYAYSIVRAPFPVTGYRSTLQVVDLGAAGSRVEWSGTFTPDGVADGEATALFEGIYRDGLAALEKTLAA
- a CDS encoding MFS transporter: MTSEIRKLPTGFGRLWTAQTVSSLGDGVTHAALPLLALTLTRDPMALAAVTAAGTLPWLLFGVVGGALMDRWDRRRTMWVADSARALLLAIPAAAAALDVLSIALLAAVAFLLGLGGLFFDTAATAYLPDLLGRDPVHLERANSRLRGAQTAMSGFAGPPAGSALLALGRAVPLVADAVSFALSALLVRSLPAVPRPAGGVVRASLLREAREGASYVFRDRLLLGLALRPAVGNVAFLAVETVLALFAHDRLGIGSFGFGLLLTAEATGGLLGAGTASFLGRRLGTGTALTCTAAVEGLAVLGLAAAPNPYVAGFALAVCGAGMGATMVLAPSLRQAIVPARLMGRVSSTSRMLAMCAAPFGAFAGGWLATAYDIRTPLYAAAGLLLTMTALTATMTGNRRVEAALRGAAPAGGPARPLSEGPVREGATGSSS